A single window of Sporosarcina sp. FSL W7-1349 DNA harbors:
- the fdhF gene encoding formate dehydrogenase subunit alpha: protein MTIWLDDLPVEAREGETLIQMINRIGVEHPQICHLPEVDPIETCDTCIVEVDGALVRACSTVAMDGMRVALNTSRAKEARTEAMDRILENHLLYCTVCDNNNGNCKVHNTVDLMGIEHQKYPYEPKCPPGAVDFTHPFYRYDPNQCIACGQCVEVCQNLQVNETLSIDWERERPIVLWDGGAKINDSSCVGCGHCITVCPCNALMEKSMLGKAGFLTAMPSNVLEPMIELVKDVEPGYSSIMAISDAEAAMRETRIQKTKTVCTFCGVGCSFEVWTKDRDILKIQPVSEAPVNAISTCVKGKFGWDFVNSEERLTTPLIRQGDSFVEASWEEALDLVAKNLGDIWQEHGKESVGIISSSKITNEENYIIQKLARQVFQTNNVDNCSRYCQSPATDGLFRTVGMGGDAGTIKDIAQAGLVIIIGANPAEGHPVLATRVKRAHKLHGQKLIVSDLRKNEMAERSDLFISPRQGTDQVWLMAVTHYMIQQGWHDEAFIRENVLHFEEFNEVLERYTLDYAEKVTGVPKDQLIRTAELIRDADGTCILWGMGVTQNTGGSDTSAAISNLLLATGNYRRPGAGAYPLRGHNNVQGACDMGTLPGWLPGYQHVTEDVARKKFEDAYGVEIEGRPGLDNIQMLHAVDKGVMKAMYIVGEDMALVDSNANHVHDVLSKLDFLVVQDIFFSRTAQYADVILPAVPSLEKDGTFTNTERRVQRLYQALPELGEAKADWWIVQEVANRLGADWNYTHPSEIFAEMASLAPLFSQADYSGLEDWNSFLWGSLDGSSTPLLYVDGFNFPDKKARFALSDWVEPVAFDEEFDLHINNGRLLEHFHEGNLTNKSEGIQSKVPEIFVEVSPELAKERGVVSGSLVRLISPYGALKLPALVTDRVKANELFLPMNSTKKESAINFLTGPAVDQRTNTPAFKQTKVRMEVLLEVRNNPLPASNPRNKRRHPQDGVEVERKWARPGYVHLTEQEGGR, encoded by the coding sequence ATGACCATCTGGTTGGATGATTTGCCTGTTGAGGCGAGAGAAGGCGAAACCCTTATACAAATGATCAATCGTATTGGAGTGGAGCATCCGCAAATCTGTCATTTGCCGGAAGTCGATCCGATCGAAACTTGCGATACATGTATTGTGGAAGTGGACGGCGCGCTCGTTCGAGCCTGCTCCACGGTAGCGATGGATGGAATGCGTGTTGCGTTAAATACATCTCGGGCAAAAGAAGCACGAACCGAAGCGATGGACCGCATTCTCGAAAATCATTTGCTCTATTGTACGGTATGCGACAATAATAACGGCAATTGCAAAGTGCATAATACGGTCGACTTGATGGGGATTGAGCATCAGAAATATCCGTATGAACCGAAATGTCCGCCGGGAGCCGTCGATTTCACCCATCCTTTTTACCGATATGACCCAAATCAGTGCATCGCTTGCGGGCAATGTGTGGAAGTGTGCCAAAATCTTCAGGTGAATGAAACCTTGTCCATTGATTGGGAAAGGGAACGTCCCATCGTCCTCTGGGATGGCGGCGCGAAAATCAATGACTCGTCCTGTGTCGGATGCGGCCACTGCATCACGGTTTGCCCGTGCAATGCGCTCATGGAAAAATCGATGTTGGGAAAGGCCGGATTCCTTACGGCCATGCCGTCAAATGTACTCGAACCAATGATTGAACTTGTCAAAGACGTAGAGCCCGGTTATAGCAGCATTATGGCCATTTCCGATGCGGAAGCGGCTATGCGAGAGACCCGAATCCAAAAGACGAAAACCGTTTGCACGTTTTGCGGCGTAGGCTGTTCGTTTGAAGTGTGGACGAAAGATCGGGACATTTTGAAGATCCAGCCAGTCTCTGAAGCGCCGGTTAATGCGATTTCGACTTGCGTCAAAGGGAAATTCGGATGGGATTTCGTCAATAGTGAGGAGCGGTTGACGACGCCGCTAATCCGCCAAGGGGATTCTTTTGTTGAAGCATCATGGGAAGAAGCGCTCGATCTCGTCGCGAAGAATCTAGGCGATATTTGGCAAGAACATGGAAAAGAGAGCGTCGGCATCATTTCCTCGTCGAAAATTACGAATGAAGAGAATTACATTATTCAAAAATTGGCACGTCAAGTATTCCAAACGAATAATGTGGACAATTGCTCCCGATATTGCCAATCACCTGCGACGGACGGGCTCTTCCGGACGGTCGGAATGGGTGGAGACGCGGGAACAATTAAAGATATCGCGCAAGCAGGGCTTGTCATCATCATCGGAGCAAATCCAGCGGAAGGGCATCCCGTTCTGGCAACCCGGGTGAAACGGGCCCATAAGCTGCATGGCCAGAAATTGATCGTATCGGATTTGCGGAAAAATGAAATGGCGGAGCGTTCCGATCTTTTCATTAGTCCCCGTCAAGGGACGGACCAAGTATGGCTGATGGCAGTCACTCACTATATGATCCAGCAAGGTTGGCATGATGAAGCGTTCATTCGCGAGAATGTGCTGCATTTCGAAGAGTTTAATGAGGTTTTGGAAAGATACACATTGGACTATGCCGAGAAAGTGACGGGCGTACCGAAAGACCAGCTGATCCGGACGGCTGAATTGATCCGGGATGCGGACGGAACGTGCATCCTTTGGGGAATGGGTGTCACGCAAAACACTGGTGGGTCAGATACGTCCGCTGCGATTTCCAATTTGCTGCTAGCGACAGGCAACTACCGCCGACCGGGCGCTGGGGCCTATCCACTTCGCGGGCATAATAATGTCCAAGGCGCCTGTGATATGGGAACGTTGCCTGGATGGCTGCCCGGCTACCAGCATGTAACGGAAGACGTTGCCCGCAAAAAATTTGAAGACGCATATGGCGTGGAAATTGAAGGACGGCCAGGATTGGATAATATCCAGATGCTCCATGCCGTGGATAAAGGCGTCATGAAGGCGATGTATATCGTCGGGGAGGATATGGCACTCGTCGATTCCAATGCGAATCACGTACATGACGTCTTATCAAAGTTGGACTTTCTCGTCGTTCAAGATATTTTCTTTTCACGAACTGCGCAATACGCGGACGTCATCTTGCCTGCCGTACCATCACTGGAGAAAGATGGCACCTTCACGAACACGGAGCGACGCGTTCAACGGCTATACCAGGCATTGCCGGAGCTCGGCGAAGCGAAAGCCGACTGGTGGATTGTCCAGGAAGTCGCCAACCGTCTCGGCGCGGATTGGAATTATACACATCCGAGTGAAATCTTTGCAGAAATGGCGAGCCTGGCACCGCTATTCAGCCAAGCGGATTATTCCGGGTTGGAAGACTGGAACAGTTTCCTCTGGGGAAGCCTCGATGGATCGAGTACACCGCTCCTCTATGTGGACGGGTTTAATTTTCCGGATAAAAAAGCGCGGTTTGCACTCTCCGATTGGGTAGAGCCGGTAGCCTTCGATGAGGAATTCGATTTGCACATCAACAACGGACGTCTACTGGAACATTTCCATGAAGGGAATTTGACGAATAAATCCGAAGGCATCCAGTCGAAAGTGCCCGAGATTTTCGTGGAAGTATCCCCGGAACTGGCGAAAGAGCGCGGGGTAGTGAGCGGATCGCTCGTTCGGCTGATTTCTCCATATGGTGCATTGAAGCTACCGGCGCTTGTCACGGATCGGGTCAAGGCAAATGAGCTTTTCTTGCCGATGAATTCAACGAAAAAGGAATCGGCCATCAACTTCTTGACAGGCCCGGCGGTCGATCAACGGACGAACACCCCTGCATTCAAACAGACGAAAGTGCGGATGGAAGTACTCCTCGAAGTGCGGAATAATCCATTGCCTGCATCCAATCCACGAAATAAAAGACGACATCCGCAAGATGGAGTGGAAGTGGAACGGAAATGGGCGCGTCCCGGCTATGTGCATTTGACCGAGCAAGAGGGGGGAAGATAG
- the fdhD gene encoding formate dehydrogenase accessory sulfurtransferase FdhD yields MNLAEKRTVLQFANGSFTQREDLIVAEHPVTIRINGKEFMTIVCSPDHIEEMVIGFLASEGIIPKYEQIKDLRVDEGAGIVHIETDTMYPYYEQLLNKRFVNSCCGMSRPGFVFAHDALTAKKMTGTNVELSPAQCFSLMEEMERSADLFHQTGGVHNAAIGTPAKLILARMDIGRHNALDKLYGHCLKHRINVRDKVIVFSGRISSEILLKVAKIGCEIILSKSAPSARALVLAEELGITTVGFIRGQSFNAYTHPQRIVLTDENN; encoded by the coding sequence ATGAATCTAGCAGAGAAACGAACCGTCCTCCAGTTCGCCAACGGTTCCTTCACGCAACGGGAAGATTTGATAGTTGCGGAGCACCCGGTGACGATCCGGATCAATGGCAAGGAGTTCATGACCATCGTTTGCTCCCCCGACCATATCGAAGAAATGGTCATCGGTTTCCTGGCATCCGAAGGGATCATTCCCAAATACGAACAAATCAAGGACTTGCGGGTAGATGAAGGGGCCGGAATCGTCCATATTGAAACGGACACGATGTATCCCTATTACGAACAATTATTGAATAAACGATTTGTCAATTCCTGCTGCGGAATGAGCCGACCGGGATTTGTATTTGCCCATGATGCGCTCACCGCTAAAAAGATGACTGGGACGAACGTCGAGTTGTCCCCGGCGCAATGCTTTTCCTTGATGGAGGAAATGGAGCGCTCTGCCGACTTATTCCACCAGACAGGCGGCGTTCACAATGCCGCAATCGGTACGCCGGCAAAGCTGATTTTGGCACGGATGGATATCGGCCGCCATAATGCGCTCGATAAATTATATGGGCATTGCTTGAAGCATCGAATTAACGTACGAGACAAAGTAATCGTGTTCAGCGGCCGGATTTCATCGGAGATTTTATTGAAAGTCGCCAAAATCGGTTGTGAAATCATCCTTTCCAAATCGGCTCCATCGGCACGAGCTTTAGTGCTGGCCGAGGAATTGGGCATTACGACGGTCGGTTTCATCCGAGGGCAATCCTTTAATGCTTATACACATCCACAGCGGATCGTTTTAACGGACGAAAATAATTAG
- a CDS encoding 2,4'-dihydroxyacetophenone dioxygenase family protein encodes MSKQTGTSNRFTPDFWMNCPGNSPKGDRKEFINPDWIPWTEWLMPGTHFKLFHCDLVSGNFTMLLKVDPGTKATVHWHLHNTEAFIVEGGFYYDEGDDKGYKGYYTCESAGAVHEPFVSPEGCIMFAISHGPIGGYTEDGQLAVMADARLHYYMAKENNAVEHTTVVDYTFGSLDLQKES; translated from the coding sequence ATGTCAAAACAAACTGGTACATCGAATCGCTTTACTCCGGATTTTTGGATGAACTGTCCGGGAAATAGCCCGAAAGGCGATCGGAAGGAATTCATTAACCCGGATTGGATTCCTTGGACAGAATGGTTGATGCCAGGAACTCACTTCAAACTATTCCATTGCGATCTCGTTTCCGGTAATTTTACAATGCTATTGAAAGTGGATCCCGGTACAAAAGCTACCGTACACTGGCATCTTCATAATACGGAAGCCTTTATTGTGGAAGGCGGTTTTTATTATGATGAGGGGGATGATAAGGGGTATAAGGGATACTATACTTGCGAATCCGCCGGGGCAGTTCATGAACCATTTGTATCGCCTGAAGGCTGTATAATGTTCGCGATTTCACACGGTCCGATTGGCGGCTACACGGAAGATGGACAGCTTGCCGTAATGGCGGATGCCCGACTCCATTATTATATGGCGAAGGAAAACAATGCGGTGGAACATACGACAGTAGTCGATTACACATTTGGCAGTTTAGATTTACAAAAAGAATCGTAA
- a CDS encoding BTAD domain-containing putative transcriptional regulator: protein MYNLSKAIPVTDYIMPRERLFTLLQSYEQKRVVFLTAGNGYGKTALLTSFFQKHPCLASWITLTQPICSFDELRALLPPLSTGKEGWIVIDQSENVQLDASNLDDLILWIEQLPPAATIVFSGRTQPIGLPISRWKMQRIAIAIDKAELAFTKEEAAELFHSHYQFTITNYADKRLLEDMEGWPAGLALFHEAMAKKTSGTFSSRTDLYQYVANEIIADLPDDVRTFLLHASLFRDLDEIVLSSYQPNWPVQEYIQAIGHTHLMFSPNQTNVYRLNELFRKFFYQMAEQEWGKNEIKKRHHQLAKLYRDHYRFLEALSQAVAAGEDELVIAIIMEMTERYEPSSFLQVLDGYLEQVSPSVHLAEISLFLFRCIPTSLLGQLIEPLRSIIDRCEVENSPAYGELCHRLATIYFFQGELQQALEFSTISLTFSMKQQDERMIALNLSKLAKIHRFFGNHEQSVSYTRQALAKADLFGFQHTQMHTLWNAAELSMDEGDLEKARRFAEQAIQLSTQCDKASIVYPMCTMSRYYRKQSNLQEALHWANLAIDHANRYSIQSDQGWSRSAAARCYAELGEIEKAQDLMKQAVHLFLENRHFHAYYLRKLKAISSSSRLPNRDEKTGKLKIRLFGPFSIEIDGKPIRFRRQTSLRILLLLVSNYERRWSKEELIGLLSPDEPEEAASNQFYVALSILRKQLEPGLKKGRDSKFIVYQDSLYSFQLEEAEVDMKTLKELMAKPYSKETAAKAIELYQNGLLPEYPYEDWLSDNRTIVQEQFMKTLQAWSAQCEEVGKFEEAANMIKTILTLEPYDERFHLQYVQLLIKSKQPGKSRKAANQAIELFENELGITVRPQFELLFSDDKLQYSS from the coding sequence TTGTACAACTTATCCAAAGCAATACCTGTGACGGATTATATCATGCCAAGAGAACGATTGTTCACTTTGCTGCAATCTTACGAGCAGAAAAGAGTCGTCTTTTTGACTGCGGGGAATGGCTATGGTAAAACCGCTTTGCTTACCTCTTTTTTTCAAAAGCATCCATGTCTCGCCTCTTGGATTACGTTAACGCAACCGATCTGTTCCTTCGATGAATTGCGGGCTCTGCTCCCCCCTTTATCGACTGGAAAGGAAGGTTGGATTGTCATCGATCAATCAGAAAATGTACAACTTGATGCCTCTAATCTAGATGACCTCATTTTATGGATCGAACAATTGCCGCCTGCTGCAACCATCGTTTTCTCTGGACGAACCCAGCCGATCGGTTTGCCCATCAGTCGATGGAAAATGCAGCGAATTGCCATCGCTATAGACAAAGCGGAATTGGCTTTTACGAAAGAGGAGGCCGCAGAACTCTTTCATTCCCATTATCAATTTACGATTACTAATTACGCAGACAAACGGCTGCTTGAGGATATGGAAGGCTGGCCAGCAGGTCTTGCCTTATTCCATGAAGCGATGGCAAAAAAAACAAGCGGAACATTCAGCTCCCGAACGGATTTATATCAATATGTAGCAAACGAAATCATCGCCGACCTCCCCGACGATGTGCGCACATTCCTTCTCCACGCCTCCTTATTTAGAGATTTGGATGAAATCGTATTAAGCAGCTATCAACCTAACTGGCCTGTTCAAGAATATATACAAGCGATTGGACATACGCACTTAATGTTCTCGCCAAATCAAACGAATGTGTATCGGTTGAACGAACTTTTCCGCAAATTTTTCTATCAAATGGCGGAGCAAGAATGGGGTAAGAATGAAATAAAAAAACGCCATCATCAATTGGCAAAATTATATCGCGACCATTACCGTTTTTTAGAAGCGCTGTCGCAAGCGGTTGCCGCTGGAGAAGATGAACTAGTTATCGCTATCATTATGGAAATGACGGAACGCTATGAGCCCAGTTCGTTTTTACAAGTGCTGGACGGCTATTTAGAACAGGTCTCCCCTTCTGTTCATTTAGCGGAAATCAGTTTGTTTTTGTTCCGCTGTATTCCGACCAGTTTGTTGGGGCAGTTGATTGAACCATTACGTTCCATCATAGATAGATGCGAGGTTGAAAATTCACCTGCTTATGGAGAACTCTGTCATCGCCTTGCGACCATTTATTTTTTTCAAGGCGAGTTACAGCAAGCATTGGAATTCAGTACCATCAGCTTAACGTTTTCAATGAAACAACAGGACGAGCGGATGATTGCTTTGAATTTAAGTAAACTGGCGAAAATCCATCGTTTTTTTGGCAATCATGAACAATCAGTATCCTATACTCGCCAAGCGTTGGCAAAGGCTGATCTATTCGGATTTCAACATACCCAAATGCACACGTTATGGAATGCGGCTGAACTCTCCATGGATGAAGGAGACCTGGAAAAAGCACGGCGTTTCGCGGAGCAGGCAATTCAGCTGTCAACACAATGTGATAAAGCATCGATTGTTTATCCAATGTGTACAATGAGCCGATATTACCGAAAACAATCTAATTTACAAGAAGCCCTTCACTGGGCCAATCTGGCAATCGATCACGCAAACCGCTATTCCATTCAGTCTGACCAAGGCTGGTCAAGGTCTGCCGCGGCCCGTTGCTATGCCGAATTAGGTGAAATTGAAAAAGCACAGGATTTAATGAAACAAGCCGTTCACCTTTTTTTAGAGAATCGTCATTTCCATGCTTATTATCTACGAAAGCTAAAAGCAATTTCATCTTCGAGTCGTCTCCCCAATCGGGACGAAAAAACCGGAAAACTGAAAATTCGTTTGTTTGGTCCATTCTCCATCGAAATAGACGGAAAACCGATCCGCTTTCGCCGCCAAACTAGCTTGCGGATCTTGCTCCTCTTAGTTTCTAATTATGAAAGAAGATGGTCAAAGGAAGAACTAATTGGGTTATTGTCCCCGGATGAACCGGAAGAGGCGGCATCCAATCAGTTCTATGTCGCTTTATCTATTTTACGAAAACAGCTGGAGCCGGGATTGAAAAAAGGAAGAGACTCTAAATTTATCGTCTACCAAGATTCCCTCTATTCATTCCAGTTGGAGGAAGCAGAAGTCGATATGAAGACGCTAAAGGAATTGATGGCCAAGCCGTATAGCAAGGAAACCGCAGCCAAAGCCATTGAACTTTATCAAAATGGCCTATTGCCGGAATACCCATATGAAGACTGGTTATCTGACAATCGGACAATCGTTCAAGAACAGTTTATGAAGACATTGCAAGCATGGTCGGCGCAATGCGAAGAGGTTGGAAAATTTGAAGAGGCTGCCAATATGATAAAAACGATCCTTACACTGGAGCCGTATGACGAGAGATTTCATTTACAATATGTGCAATTGTTAATCAAAAGCAAGCAGCCCGGAAAATCCCGAAAAGCCGCAAATCAAGCCATCGAACTTTTTGAAAACGAACTGGGCATTACTGTGCGTCCGCAATTCGAACTGCTATTCTCCGATGATAAGTTACAGTATTCGTCTTGA
- a CDS encoding DMT family transporter, with the protein MNKKAFFLAVFTVLVWGSGFAAIRAGLLGGYTPGHLVLTRFLIASSVFVIYALWPGTKFRLPAKEDIVKILLLGWVGISVYHLGVTYGEETVSAGTAGMFIASAPIFTALIAVLVLKERLSAFGWIGMSVGFIGVVLITLGSEGTSFTVSKGGLLILLAAFATSVFFVFQKPLFAKYHPVELTAYFTWAGTIPFFIYFPGLWEGIQGATLEANLSTIYMGLFPAALAYVTWAIALSVSEAGSVASMLYAEPVVAIIVAWLWLKEFPSLLSMIGGVVAISSVLIINWVGMKQSPRVVKEVE; encoded by the coding sequence GTGAATAAAAAAGCATTTTTTCTGGCGGTTTTCACCGTACTCGTGTGGGGCTCTGGATTTGCCGCAATCCGGGCGGGCTTACTCGGCGGCTATACGCCAGGGCATCTTGTGCTGACCCGTTTTTTAATTGCATCAAGTGTGTTTGTGATCTATGCCCTGTGGCCCGGAACCAAATTCCGGCTTCCCGCCAAAGAAGATATAGTCAAAATATTGTTGCTCGGCTGGGTGGGAATCAGTGTCTATCATTTAGGCGTCACTTATGGGGAGGAAACGGTTTCTGCCGGAACGGCGGGAATGTTTATTGCGTCGGCTCCTATTTTTACCGCATTGATAGCGGTCCTTGTGTTAAAAGAACGTTTAAGCGCCTTCGGGTGGATCGGAATGTCCGTCGGTTTCATCGGTGTCGTTCTGATTACTTTGGGTTCAGAAGGAACGTCCTTCACCGTTTCCAAAGGTGGATTGCTGATTCTATTGGCCGCTTTTGCTACATCGGTCTTTTTCGTTTTCCAGAAGCCGCTTTTTGCGAAATACCATCCCGTCGAACTGACTGCCTATTTTACGTGGGCCGGGACCATCCCATTTTTCATTTATTTTCCGGGATTATGGGAAGGCATCCAAGGAGCGACACTGGAAGCGAATTTGTCTACGATCTATATGGGTCTTTTTCCTGCTGCGCTTGCTTATGTCACGTGGGCGATCGCTTTATCCGTCAGCGAAGCAGGCTCCGTTGCCAGCATGCTCTATGCTGAACCGGTCGTCGCCATTATCGTCGCCTGGCTCTGGTTGAAAGAATTTCCGAGCCTACTCTCGATGATTGGGGGAGTTGTGGCGATTTCGAGCGTCCTTATTATCAATTGGGTCGGGATGAAACAAAGCCCACGCGTCGTTAAAGAAGTGGAATAG
- a CDS encoding DNA-binding protein: protein MTVQNDLPAGLAKPALRALAEARIVSLEQLSAMTASDLSQLHGIGPKALQQLREAMAHKGMAFMGESEK from the coding sequence ATGACAGTGCAAAATGATCTGCCTGCGGGTTTGGCGAAGCCTGCTTTACGTGCATTGGCAGAAGCGCGGATTGTTTCGTTGGAACAGTTGTCCGCCATGACGGCATCCGATCTAAGCCAACTTCATGGCATTGGACCAAAGGCGTTGCAACAACTACGGGAAGCGATGGCTCATAAAGGAATGGCCTTTATGGGCGAAAGTGAAAAGTGA
- a CDS encoding ABC transporter ATP-binding protein has product MNEDKIILELIDVTKQFRGYGGKNLQAVKNLNLRIREGECIGIVGESGCGKSTIAKMISHLTNVTSGAIIFKGKDSTFLRKKALQEYYKQVQMIFQDPLATFSPRMKIGTYIMEPFLNFNILHKKEAFAFAEELLEMVGLEKEFMNRYPHELSGGQLQRVVIARAIGLNPDLIICDECTSALDVTIQQQILQLLIDLRVKTNFSCIFITHDLAVAESICDKLYVMYEGEIIEEIHSNHLKRDAKHPYTKKLLNSTISINRDGSVAF; this is encoded by the coding sequence ATGAATGAGGACAAGATTATTCTAGAATTAATCGATGTCACCAAGCAATTCAGAGGCTATGGGGGCAAAAATCTTCAGGCGGTTAAAAATCTAAATCTGCGGATCAGGGAAGGGGAATGTATTGGGATTGTGGGGGAAAGCGGCTGTGGGAAGAGCACTATTGCCAAAATGATTTCCCATTTGACCAACGTGACGAGTGGGGCTATCATCTTTAAAGGAAAAGACAGCACCTTTCTTCGAAAAAAAGCGCTACAAGAATACTATAAGCAAGTTCAGATGATTTTTCAGGATCCTTTGGCTACCTTCAGTCCAAGAATGAAGATTGGCACGTATATAATGGAACCTTTTCTTAATTTCAACATCCTTCATAAAAAAGAAGCATTCGCTTTTGCGGAAGAATTACTGGAGATGGTAGGGCTTGAAAAAGAGTTCATGAACCGGTATCCGCATGAATTAAGCGGCGGGCAGCTGCAAAGGGTCGTCATCGCAAGAGCAATCGGATTGAACCCCGATCTCATTATTTGTGATGAATGTACATCTGCCCTCGATGTAACGATTCAACAGCAAATTCTACAACTCCTCATAGATTTACGAGTCAAAACTAACTTTTCTTGTATTTTCATCACGCATGACTTAGCTGTCGCCGAATCCATTTGTGACAAACTCTATGTTATGTACGAAGGAGAAATCATTGAGGAAATACATTCGAACCACTTGAAAAGGGATGCCAAACATCCTTATACGAAAAAACTACTCAATTCCACTATTTCCATAAATCGGGATGGTTCTGTTGCTTTCTGA
- a CDS encoding ABC transporter ATP-binding protein yields MSKLLEVKSLTVAYDGGRKAIHNINLDIKQNEVIAIVGESGCGKSTLIKSIFHLLPSNANVEAGAILFNGEDLLTLNQKQWRHLRGNEITMIFQNPGSYMNPIMKIGKQFVESIRTHRNVSKAEAIKKAKAALVKMELPDTDRILNSYPFQLSGGMKQRVAISMALCMEPQLILADEPTSALDVVTQIQIMDEFLALKEEVQSSIIWITHNIGTAAYMADRIVVMHKGEIVEFDEKDHIISRPQKEYTRKLLDAIPELKGSLP; encoded by the coding sequence ATGAGCAAATTGCTTGAAGTGAAGTCTCTCACCGTCGCGTATGATGGTGGGAGAAAGGCTATTCATAATATAAATTTGGATATAAAGCAAAATGAAGTGATTGCGATTGTCGGGGAGAGCGGCTGTGGAAAGTCTACCCTCATCAAATCTATCTTTCATCTTCTTCCTTCGAATGCGAACGTGGAAGCGGGGGCCATCCTTTTCAATGGCGAAGATCTGCTGACGCTGAATCAAAAGCAATGGAGACATCTTCGTGGCAATGAAATTACGATGATTTTTCAGAACCCGGGTTCTTATATGAATCCGATTATGAAAATAGGGAAGCAGTTTGTGGAAAGTATTCGGACCCATCGAAATGTTTCAAAGGCGGAGGCGATCAAAAAAGCGAAAGCAGCCCTTGTGAAGATGGAGCTTCCGGATACGGATCGTATTTTAAACTCATATCCCTTCCAATTAAGTGGAGGAATGAAACAAAGGGTGGCCATCAGTATGGCTTTATGTATGGAGCCGCAGCTTATTTTGGCGGATGAACCTACAAGTGCCTTGGATGTCGTGACGCAAATTCAAATTATGGATGAATTTCTCGCTCTGAAGGAAGAGGTTCAATCGAGCATTATATGGATCACCCATAATATAGGAACTGCTGCATATATGGCGGATCGGATAGTGGTCATGCATAAGGGAGAAATCGTGGAATTTGATGAGAAAGATCACATCATTTCTCGGCCTCAAAAGGAGTATACTCGAAAACTGTTAGATGCCATTCCTGAATTGAAAGGAAGCCTGCCATGA